A single genomic interval of Megalobrama amblycephala isolate DHTTF-2021 linkage group LG17, ASM1881202v1, whole genome shotgun sequence harbors:
- the lrrc53 gene encoding uncharacterized protein lrrc53 yields the protein MRSICLLLMLTITRVQLSSLCPSSCLVCTEDVIICHKLSRIIDAPGSTKALMLTDGLIDSVDNMVLSDLTNMSVLALSNNAISSIMQNAFQNLTFLTTLSLDHNRISSQTLDNSTFSWLHRLETLQLGNNNLKDIDGSWFQNSRALKTLQLEGNHFTVLNSTTFARADLRNLETLDFSDNLIVYIGSDSFQGMPSLRSLDLSRNHLRSAPDAFSYLSWLSVLNLDLNLWSCTCELRELALFLNSYIQAPDKVLYNGQRMVCVNTDNPAVQTVLELTDANCVPPNRNITVEVVAKSNNTSQQYIRNVAIAIVFSFFGGVGITLGLIAIAYHKLSKKFKLVQEEGRAGERNTSSPESTQWNFCEGKDTLSMSHALYNSNYKSHQPWEREDSPYLGSDALENHFTCHKCSSTALAIGKHKREIVLHGANHVGEQMANRQHKGNDQHSVLQQRSKDTSGRRHNESKSGVSNSHLGSQDTSSQRRGGSKDISAVRIRQLALSNHFSALQRGTFRPPDQIHNEVTQGNHSLLKHQAEDISSRPIYQTISCLHCHQTYEYRQAGSNKQNFPFTNHAQNTGEQMYDTMLYRDILGYDKSNAGRRDESQASELGFKLASQRSVTFDLAGPEERVLTVMADRHKQESWMKSSKTSAQKSPRKLGKTKSGTQGQLKTHKPRGQAKRTLKVKLNLNPLRKNRVHPKSIGKENNEEDKMSKKSKKEKLRSKKDKKDVQRKDKTSKKSKHNTEGSGNEEEKTSKTKHAKKGNKDSKSTSKDTDEVTKERGQEQQSYIPVEGETLLETVFSSRSEAQMASTIPLTLSLTLPDEHNSLTAQSDPGVLNAADSQQLSNPNIALPVSESACFTGCGGSVQ from the exons ATGAGAA GTATCTGCCTTCTACTGATGCTGACAATCACTCGAGTTCAGCTGTCGTCACTCTGCCCCTCTTCCTGTTTGGTGTGTACTGAAGATGTCATCATCTGTCATAAACTCTCAAGAATCATTG ATGCACCAGGCTCTACAAAAGCTTTGATGCTCACTGATGGACTCATTGATTCTGTGGACAACATGGTTCTTTCTGATTTAACCAACATGAGTGTTCTGGCACTCAGCAACAATGCCATTTCCAGCATCATGCAGAATGCGTTTCAGAATCTCACTTTCCTTACAACACTGTCACTGGACCACAACCGCATCTCCAGTCAAACCCTGGACAACTCCACGTTCTCCTGGCTTCACAGACTGGAGACTCTCCAGCTGGGTAACAACAATCTGAAAGACATTGATGGCTCCTGGTTTCAAAACTCTAGAGCTTTAAAAACACTTCAGCTAGAGGGGAACCACTTCACAGTCTTGAACTCCACCACCTTTGCCCGCGCGGACCTGAGGAACCTGGAAACGTTGGACTTTTCCGACAACCTAATTGTGTACATAGGCAGTGATAGCTTCCAAGGGATGCCTAGTCTCCGCAGCCTTGATCTGTCCCGAAATCATCTACGCAGCGCTCCGGATGCCTTCTCATACCTGTCGTGGCTCTCGGTGCTGAACCTTGATTTGAACCTCTGGAGCTGTACGTGTGAGTTGAGAGAGCTGGCCTTATTCCTCAACAGTTACATTCAGGCTCCTGATAAAGTGTTGTACAATGGGCAGAGGATGGTGTGTGTGAATACAGATAACCCAGCTGTGCAGACTGTGCTGGAGCTGACTGATGCTAACTGTGTCCCGCCAAACAGGAATATCACAGTGGAGGTTGTGGCTAAAAGTAATAACACGTCTCAGCAATACATTAGAAATGTTGCTATTGCCattgtgttttcattttttg GTGGTGTTGGGATCACCTTGGGACTGATTGCCATTGCATACCACAAACTCAGTAAGAAATTTAAACTTGTTCAGGAGGAGGGTAGAGCTGGAGAAAGGAACACGTCCAGTCCAGAATCAACCCAGTGGAATTTCTGCGAAGGCAAGGACACTCTATCTATGAGCCATGCACTCTACAACAGCAACTACAAATCCCATCAGCCCTGGGAGAGAGAGGACTCTCCTTATCTGGGATCAGACGCACTGGAGAATCATTTCACCTGCCACAAGTGCAGCTCTACAGCCCTTGCCATAGGAAAGCACAAAAGAGAGATTGTCCTGCATGGAGCCAATCATGTGGGTGAACAGATGGCTAATCGCCAACATAAAGGGAATGATCAACATTCTGTGTTGCAACAAAGAAGCAAAG ACACAAGTGGACGGAGACACAATGAGAGCAAGTCAGGAGTTTCAAACAGCCATCTGGGCAGTCAGGATACTTCTTCTCAACGTCGTGGGGGTTCAAAAGACATCTCAGCTGTCAGAATACGCCAGCTGGCCCTCAGTAATCATTTCTCAGCCCTCCAGAGAGGCACGTTTAGACCCCCAGACCAAATCCACAATGAAGTAACTCAAGGAAATCACTCACTGTTAAAACACCAGGCTGAGGACATCAGCTCTCGGCCGATTTACCAAACCATCAGCTGTCTGCACTGTCATCAGACTTACGAATACAGACAAGCTGGGAGTAACAAGCAGAACTTTCCATTTACAAATCACGCACAGAATACTGGAGAACAAATGTATGACACTATGCTATACAGAGACATCTTGGGTTATGACAAGTCAAACGCTGGGAGACGTGATGAGAGTCAAGCTAGTGAGCTGGGGTTTAAGTTAGCTTCTCAAAGGAGCGTCACGTTTGATCTAGCGGGGCCCGAGGAACGTGTCCTCACCGTAATGGCTGACAGACACAAGCAAGAAAGTTGGATGAAGAGCTCTAAAACATCTGCACAGAAAAGCCCCCGAAAGCTGGGTAAGACTAAGAGCGGCACACAAGGACAATTAAAAACCCACAAACCCAGAGGACAAGCAAAGAGGACActaaaagttaaattaaatttaaacccCCTTCGAAAAAACAGAGTTCATCCAAAGTCCATTGGTAAGGAAAATAATGAAGAGGACAAGATGTCCAAAAAGTCCAAGAAGGAAAAACTGAGAagcaaaaaggacaaaaaagatgtccaaagaaaagacaaaactagcaaaaaatcaaaacataaCACTGAAGGCTCAGGAAATGAGGAAGAGAAAACCTCCAAAACTAAACACGCTAAAAAAGGAAACAAGGATTCAAAGTCCACATCTAAGGATACAGATGAAGTCACTAAAGAAAGAGGACAAGAGCAACAAAGCTATATTCCTGTTGAGGGGGAAACTCTGTTAGAGACTGTCTTCAGCAGTAGATCTGAAGCTCAAATGGCATCAACAATCCCGCTGACACTCAGTTTAACTCTTCCAGATGAACACAACAGTCTAACAGCTCAATCAGACCCTGGTGTTCTGAATGCCGCTGACTCTCAGCAGCTATCCAATCCAAATATTGCACTTCCTGTGAGTGAATCTGCTTGCTTCACAGGATGCGGTGGATCAGTCCAATAG
- the fam151a gene encoding protein FAM151A codes for MDNKEKKNSNNEEDEEGERREPKTFMGIFTRGQFIMLCTGIGLIALLLIITLTSVFVIMRSDASVDTDMEPFPTGGDMLDFLLQTGEIQEKDGLYATWYHSANNKSEMNKALNSDVMILEADINVQGHNTVNETNIPIMAHPPDIYSDNTLEEWLDAVLKSKKGIKLDFKSINAVEPSLDLLRKKNQTGINRPVWINADILPGPNVPDFWPVINASEFFELIQLKFPDVTISPGWKVLYLSIFPAVTYTRSMVEEMYSTVRHLPQKITFPVHALMAKNGWPHLSWLLSQSSRFSLTLWQGNENPTVDDLLFIRDNSNPQHIYYDIYEPVLSQFKEAAMLKNRPRRFYPGGDIVDYFRPVNGDGLNIQWDTVTDKDSLLSLLEDSPGGMLVIPVLSRVGQPNIPVVQGSQPELPLQDCLELILASKKPWGLYLRIKSHNHLSPSLELLRQAYDRDLLHHPTWVNMDIAHGAFHIHGYIMGEEFLRTIDQIFPYVTLAPGWPKEVLNEGYTPELVEDMVKLFQGSWQDVSLQLQVEALDRTVTGYRSLIHAQSRFSLTLEQWAEDRGLSTETGRLMSIRTANRQRSFYNMPNVYREHIANLSV; via the exons ATGgacaacaaagaaaaaaagaacagcaaCAATGAGGAGGATGAAGAGGGAGAAAGAAGAGAACCAAAAACATTTATGGGGATCTTTACAAGAGGGCAGTTCATCATGTTATGTACTGGTATCGGCCTGATTGCACTTCTTCTCATCATTACTTTAACTTCAGTATTTGTGATCATGAGATCAG ATGCCTCAGTCGACACGGACATGGAGCCTTTCCCAACTGGTGGAGACATGCTAGACTTTCTTCTCCAAACTGGAGAGATTCAGGAGAAAGATGGTCTTTATGCAACATGGTATCACTCAGCCAACAATAAATCTGAGATGAACAAGGCCTTGAACA GTGATGTCATGATCCTGGAGGCTGATATAAATGTGCAAGGTCATAATACAGTCAATGAAACGAATATTCCTATCATGGCCCATCCACCAGACATATACAGTGACAACACTCTGGAGGAGTGGCTGGATGCTGTACTCAAATCAAAGAAAG GGATAAAGCTGGATTTTAAGAGTATTAATGCTGTGGAGCCCTCGTTGGATCTGCTGAGAAAGAAAAACCAAACGGGGATCAACCGCCCTGTGTGGATAAATGCAGATATTCTTCCAGGTCCTAATGTCCCTGATTTCTGGCCAGTGATCAATGCTTCTGA GTTTTTTGAGCTTATTCAACTGAAATTTCCTGACGTCACCATCTCTCCAGGATGGAAGGTTCTTTATCTTTCCATCTTCCCCGCTGTGACATACACACGCAGTATGGTGGAGGAGATGTACTCTACTGTAAGACACCTCCCTCAGAAAATCACCTTTCCTGTCCATGCTTTGATGGCCAAGAATGGGTGGCCACATCTGAGCTGGCTGCTCAGCCAATCTTCAAG GTTTAGTTTAACCCTGTGGCAAGGAAATGAGAACCCCACTGTGGATGATCTTCTCTTCATTAGAGACAACAGCAACCCTCAGCACATCTATTATGACATCTATGAGCCTGTGCTCTCACAGTTCAAAGAAGCTGCAA TGCTGAAAAACAGACCCAGAAGATTCTATCCAGGTGGAGACATAGTTGACTATTTCAGGCCGGTGAATGGTGATGGACTCAACATCCAGTGGGACACAGTGACTGATAAAGATTCTTTGCTATCTCTGCTTGAAG atagCCCTGGAGGAATGCTGGTGATCCCAGTACTATCTAGGGTAGGTCAACCAAACATTCCTGTCGTTCAGGGTTCCCAACCTGAGTTGCCTCTTCAGGACTGTCTGGAGCTGATTCTTGCCTCTAAGAAGCCCTGGGGACTCTACTTAAGGATAAAGTCCCACAATCATCTGAGCCCCTCGCTGGAGCTCCTTCGTCAGGCTTATGACAGAGACCTGCTGCACCACCCCACCTGGGTCAACATGGACATAGCCCATGGAGCTTTCCATATCCACGGCTATATAATGGGAGAAGAGTTCTTGAGAACCATTGATCAAATCTTTCCATATGTGACTCTGGCTCCAGGTTGGCCTAAAGAGGTCCTCAATGAAGGCTACACACCAGAACTGGTGGAGGACATGGTGAAGCTCTTCCAGGGGTCCTGGCAAGATGTTTCACTGCAGCTGCAGGTTGAGGCTTTGGACAGGACTGTGACTGGATACAGGAGCCTTATCCATGCGCAATCACGCTTCTCActgactctagagcagtgggcAGAGGACAGAGGCCTCAGTACTGAGACTGGAAGATTAATGTCTATTCGAACAGCAAACAGACAGCGGAGCTTCTACAATATGCCTAATGTGTACAGAGAACATATAGCAAATCTGTCAGTCTGA